The genomic region AAAGGAATCATAGTATCGCCGTCGGCATGTACGCAGGCAATGCCACCGTTTTCTATGACAAGGTCGATATACCCAGGGGCCACAGGAGAACGTTCCATGGCAGGCCGACTGAAGAATCTGGCATTCTTACCATCCTTAAAGACATATCTACCGACCTGGACACTGATATCACTGAGCCTTGGATGGGAAATCCTTACCTTGCCATCAAAGCCCACCATAAGGGCAGCTCTGCCTAACAGCGGCGGCTGCAGGATTTTCCCTTGGCATTGCAGGTATCCGTACGGTGTTCCAAGTTTATCCCATTCACCGGCACAGTCCAGAGGGTCCATCAGGAAAAAGTGTGAATTCAACATGAAGAAAAATCCTTTTGCCTTGCTCAGAAGTCCCATCGTAGAAGCAACTGGCTGGTATCTGACACCTACAGCCATACCTTCCTCAACATATAGCAGGGAACGTGCAGCAAGCGTATCAAAGAACTCCTGTACACGGGCATCAGTACAATGAATTTTTTTTCGGTCAACGGTAAGTCTTCCCTGTGCATACAAGCTTCGGAACCAATAGGCAACACAAAGTTGCCGGTCAAGGATAAGGCCAGCAGGTGTCTCCACCGCAAACGGAAAATCCAGATCATCCGGAACATAGGCCAAAATGAATGTAGGAAAATGTTCACGGTCCTTCGGAATGATGTTGACTGTGTACAACCTCATCAGTTCGGCGACACAAATAGAATCTGTCTTTCCGTACACAGGTCTGAGATCCGACCAGGAAAAACCATCAACTATCTGGTAATCGGCAAACTCTCCGTTTCCAAAATTCTTACGTCCGGTATAACTTTCCATAACTCTTACCCCTTGACGCCTGAGCCCATTGCACTTTCGATGATATAACGTTGGCAGAAAACGAATAAGATAAGCAATGGGAGTATTGATATGACACTGCCGGCCAACAAGAGGTTCCATTGCGTATCATACTGGCTTTGGAAAGCTGTCAGAGCAAGTGTCACCGTCTGCAGCTTGTCCGTCGAAATATACAGCATGGGACGAAGCAAGCCATTCCATGCATTCATGAAAGCGATGATAAACAAGGTTACAGTCGGGGAAGCAGTCAAAGGAAAGTAGATCCGTGAGAACATACCGAAGGCACCGACGCCATCAATGATACCGGCATCAAATAGTGGTTGGGGAACAACCTCAAAAAACTCTTTGTACATAAAGGTACCGAAAGCCCCTGCAAGGAATGAAGGGACAATCAAAGGGAGAAAGGAATCAATCCATCCGAAACTCATCATGAGAAAATATTCAGGGATGATAGTGACCTGGACAGGAATCATCATGGTCATCAGCAAAAAACTGAAAACAAAGTTCTTGCCTCTGAATTTCATCTTGGCAAATGCAAAACCGGCCAAGGAACAGACAAGTACTTGTCCTATTGCACAGGAAAGGCTGACAAACAGACTGTTGAGGATGTACCGGCTGAACTGAAACTCCTTGAGTACCACCTGATAGTTACGGAACATATCCTTCCTGAACAACATATCCGAAAAAAGACTAGGCGTAGCAGAAAAGACATTGGAATCAGATTTGAAAGAACTGGAAACCATCCAGAGAAACGGGAAAATACTTACCAAGGCAACCAATATCAGCAAGGCATACACACCTGTCGTCTGGATTCTGTTATTTTTACGCATGTTTGCTCTCCTCAGCCTTGGGTGACCCATTTCTTCTTGATATAGAAGTTCATAAGCGTCAGCACGCCGACGAAAATCAACAGGACAAAGGCAACTGCAGAGGCATATCCATTACGATAATTGACAAATCCATTGAGATATACATCATACACAAGCGTATCCGTTGCGTTCTGGGGTCCTCCCTTGGTCATGGTGTAGATCAACTCAAAATTGTGGAATGAATCAATGATAGCTACCGTCAGGACGAAGAATGTCGTAGGAGAGAGCAACGGCAACGTAACATGAAAGAACTTCTGGAAAGGTTTTGCCCCGTCTACAGTTGCAGCCTCAAGTACCTCATGGGGCATATTCTGCAGGCCGGCAAGGAAAAGTATCATATAATATCCGGCCATCTTCCACACCTGTACGACTGAAACCGACAGCAAGGCCAAACGGGGATCGCCCAACCAGTATGGAGGAGTAATGCCCAACTTCGTCAATATAATGTTCAGGATTCCGTATTGTGGTCCAAGAATCCAGTTCCATACAATGCCTACGGCTACTGCAGAGGTAATGACAGGCAGATAGAGTGCCGCCCGGAAAAAGTTGATACCCTTGAGTTTTCTGTTGATCAGCAAGGCAAAGGCAAGACTGACGACCATGACACCTACCACATAAATCAGAGAAAACACGACCGTATTGGTCACCACCTTGAAAAAGGTAGCGCTTGCAAACGCTTCCTTATAGTTCCGTAGGCCAATGAATACAGGATTGTTCAGCAGGGACCACCGGGTAAAACCCAAATAGAAGGCCGCTCCTACAGGAATTGCACGAAACACCAGCAATCCGATGACCGTCGGAAGCAGGAACAGCCACGGAGTCAACGGGCCATGCCAGCATAATTTTCTTCTTCTCACTTTATCATCCCTTTCTTTGCAGATAGCTTCTTTTTGA from Spirochaetia bacterium harbors:
- a CDS encoding phosphodiester glycosidase family protein, with protein sequence MESYTGRKNFGNGEFADYQIVDGFSWSDLRPVYGKTDSICVAELMRLYTVNIIPKDREHFPTFILAYVPDDLDFPFAVETPAGLILDRQLCVAYWFRSLYAQGRLTVDRKKIHCTDARVQEFFDTLAARSLLYVEEGMAVGVRYQPVASTMGLLSKAKGFFFMLNSHFFLMDPLDCAGEWDKLGTPYGYLQCQGKILQPPLLGRAALMVGFDGKVRISHPRLSDISVQVGRYVFKDGKNARFFSRPAMERSPVAPGYIDLVIENGGIACVHADGDTMIPLGGFVLSYPRDEGKIEGDVSFHGFEDTVFGIQVGPPLIAAGKGYDTFDTPFFAGKGPAFPPTVYPLSWEHGRAARMAVGIIKDRPAVLWVSGTNVRFYEPGKLSAGVSLSEFVLLCRNLGAEWMVNLDGGGSSGIYAPDGSHALHLADRYLSLEDAERPVPLGLGLI
- a CDS encoding carbohydrate ABC transporter permease, which codes for MRKNNRIQTTGVYALLILVALVSIFPFLWMVSSSFKSDSNVFSATPSLFSDMLFRKDMFRNYQVVLKEFQFSRYILNSLFVSLSCAIGQVLVCSLAGFAFAKMKFRGKNFVFSFLLMTMMIPVQVTIIPEYFLMMSFGWIDSFLPLIVPSFLAGAFGTFMYKEFFEVVPQPLFDAGIIDGVGAFGMFSRIYFPLTASPTVTLFIIAFMNAWNGLLRPMLYISTDKLQTVTLALTAFQSQYDTQWNLLLAGSVISILPLLILFVFCQRYIIESAMGSGVKG
- a CDS encoding sugar ABC transporter permease; translated protein: MRRRKLCWHGPLTPWLFLLPTVIGLLVFRAIPVGAAFYLGFTRWSLLNNPVFIGLRNYKEAFASATFFKVVTNTVVFSLIYVVGVMVVSLAFALLINRKLKGINFFRAALYLPVITSAVAVGIVWNWILGPQYGILNIILTKLGITPPYWLGDPRLALLSVSVVQVWKMAGYYMILFLAGLQNMPHEVLEAATVDGAKPFQKFFHVTLPLLSPTTFFVLTVAIIDSFHNFELIYTMTKGGPQNATDTLVYDVYLNGFVNYRNGYASAVAFVLLIFVGVLTLMNFYIKKKWVTQG